The following proteins are encoded in a genomic region of Fervidobacterium pennivorans DSM 9078:
- a CDS encoding DUF370 domain-containing protein has protein sequence MFGLINIGFGNVIAGDRVIAIVNPESAPLKRLKEDAKNEGKLIDATYGRKTRSILITDSNHIILSAIQPETIAQRFIESMVEIEKQLEKIRKG, from the coding sequence ATGTTTGGATTAATCAACATCGGTTTTGGTAATGTCATTGCTGGTGACAGGGTTATCGCTATAGTCAACCCTGAGAGCGCTCCACTTAAAAGATTGAAAGAAGATGCAAAGAACGAAGGAAAACTCATAGACGCAACATATGGAAGGAAGACAAGGTCCATTCTCATCACGGACTCAAACCACATCATACTCAGTGCTATCCAACCTGAAACAATTGCGCAAAGATTTATCGAATCCATGGTTGAAATCGAAAAACAACTCGAAAAGATAAGAAAGGGCTAA